The genomic segment CCGTGCCCAAGCAGTGGGGTTCAATTCAGACAGAACAAGACTGTTTCCCTTCATCCTTGGTGAGACCGTTAGTGTCTCGGAGGGGCCTGGTGCCACccctgaagaaataaaattcGGTAGGAGGACTCACCTTTCCCTAAAGATTCACATCCCAAAGTTCTGAAGCGAATGATCCGACTCACTCTCAGTAGATCCGGAGATATGCCGATGAGTCAAGGCTTCTGGAGGTGGGACCCTGCGCCCAGGATGAAATAAATCCTGCAGAAATACTTTCAGTAGCTCCCTTGAGCAGCCCTCGGTGCTATCACTTgccctgttcatattttctttaactaTAACCCAAAACCTTGCTGACACTGGGTTACCGGATTCCACAGTCTGCTCAGTTTATTTTTGgccaggaccagggattgaacctgcgccccttgaggtggaagcgcagagtcctaaccactggacctccagggaattccccgctCAGTCTTGTTCTGCTGCTATGACTTACATTCCCTGATTGCTTAGTTTGGTAATGATCTTGCCTGTCTGCCCCCAAGTTGCAGTTTTGTAACAGGAGAGAGCCAAtcctgactccatgttggatctgtttcttttattttaacctttgcttccggttgcttttgttcattaaaaggatactgtctatacacaGTGGCCTGCCTTAGGGAACCCTGTCCCCTCTgcttgaatgttaaaccaaagtgcctttgttcagggaaacatcctgaccctgtccacctgtggatggcggcaagaaagaagaaatgaacacatcccctccccaaggCTGGCCATTCCAAGGGACATTCGCAAACCTTATGGCCTTTTaattttacttcctcatctcctccccctctgttctataaaagaaactggcatccaaaccctgaTAAGATGGGTTTTTTGGGAgacattagtctgccatcttctccgtCTGCCAGCTTTCCGAATAAACTTGTATTCCTTGCCCCAGCACCTCGtctcccgatttattggcctgtcgtgtagcaagcagagcgagcttggactcggtcACAGTTTGATCCCATAGAGCAACTCACGCTGCACTGTGGTCTGGTAAATAGTGTTCAGCCTTGGCCAACTAGAATATGATATTGTGACTCTGTTGATATGCTCGACTCTACCTGTGCCCCTGTGGACACTTTGTAAGTCTCAGCAGCCCTACTGGGACTCCTGGGCAACCCAAGACAAAGCACCTTCCTCttgcaaaaagaaaacataagtatATAGAAACCAAATTATTTGTTTAGGGAAATAGAGAAAGACCTAGAAATTTAGCTAAGCCAGAATGAGAACCTTCAGATCACGTTGCCTCTAAAATATAGTAATCAGCAAGACTTCATTCTTAAGTAAAatgttgttttaataaaatactgcacgtatatatttttctttgcaaagATGTTATGACCAGGATGGTTGGTGTGAATGATACTATATGGTAAGCTATATAATGAGTAGAAAAAACAAGGACTCTCAAATAAATAGgcttcaacattttttttaaaggacatatTCTGCAAATTAGTTGAGACTAGAGAATAGGCAAAGAGCAGGAGTTGGCTTTTCCTCCAAGAATGCACTCTTGATTGGCTTGGGATAGAGAAAGGAGTCATATTTACCTCCAGGAATCAAAAGTAACATTGGAGTGACCTTCTGGAGAGAGAAATCCTGGCCCTCTCCTTGCCATTTTGCCCAAGATTTCAGAGCTTAACTGAAACACACAAAAGCACCACTATAGAGTCACTTTTAGGCATCTGAGGATCCAGCAGGGTGGTTGTGGAATCAGTGGAAAATGCTGGGGAAAGCAGAGCTGGGCTAATAAGGAGAAAGATCGAATGTTATAGAGGAGAAGCTGACATTGCCTGAGTATTCTGACCTAGTGCAATACCCAGATCACTGCAGCCATTCAGAAATCCCAGTAAATACAATGACCACGgatatataatagaaaaatacaagAAGCAGAATTACTCCACTAAGGACCTATCCATTGTACTTTAAGTGGGTCCCCCACCGTTGAGAGCCCTTTACCTAAAGATTCGTATATCATCGAAGCCATTAAGATATTGTTTGACATACAATTTGCATGACAtgcaagatatttaaaaatcctcCTTAATCAATCCTTCTTTCCCTATCAAATCCActgctcctttctccttttctgggTAAGGATGAGCATGAGTAGAAAATTCAGTGTGATCCCCAGCCTGGCGTTATGAGCTGGCCCTACCAAGAAGTCTCGCTTTTGTGTATCGGACAAAAGAGTAAGTATATCTTCGTGGAAAAAAAGCCAGAATGACCCAACCTCCAATAAGGCTTTTCTCAAAGAGCCTTATTAGCTTTTCAAAAAAACATCACCCAATGCAATTAGAATtgcaaagggggaagggggtgtcgCCTGAGCTGACTCTATAGTACCTCTGGCCTCACAACGGGCTGGCAGAAGGCCCTAGCCACCTTCAATCCTTGGTGCAGTCATCGACTTTTAAATTCTGAAGACTCCACATCCCTTTACAAAGTCTTCTTGTTCGGCTGGCCCAGGACCTGGGCCAGGCAGTAGGGGATGAGACTGACAGACGCCAGGGGCACTGCCGCACTCTTGCAGAAGGACAGGACATAGAAGATCAGCTCAATGTGGGATGGGGGTTTCAAAGAGTCAAAGAGATGCAGGAGGACGAGGGAGGCCACAATGCAGCTGAGGCGGAACGGGAACCACTTGCTAAGCTTGCCTTTGCAGCTCTCCCTGTACATGCTGGAGTTGAGAGCCAGACCCAGGCCAAAGAGTGTCCCCAGGTTCTTGAGGAGGCTGGCAAAGGGCGTAGTGTCAATGTGGACCCATTCTGGCCGCTCACACCTTCGCTTGGCTTTCTCTACGGTCCACAGGAGGTCGACCCCCAGCCCCTTTAGCAGCAGGTAAAATCCAATGGCAAAACTGAACAGGAAGAAGGTAATGAGAAAGTATTTCTTGAGATTGGCGTTGTAGATGCTCCGGATGTGGCGGAAAGTCTCAGCAACCGCGATGCCTGAGCGGAAGAAAGAATGACCGTGAGAACTGGGGAAGACGCTAGCCCTTCAGCTAGAGGTGGGTTTGGAGCAATGGGTGACATGCCATCCACCTCACCACTGTGGAGTTAAATCACAGATGCCAGATTGAGGGTCGTTTGTTTTCTTCCCATATGTGATTCCAGCCTGTCCTCAGCCACAGATTCTTTCAGATGGAAGAGTCATGTCACATACTTCCTCACTCCACATGCAAGTTtcctctgtgtatctgtgtgtgtgtgtgtgggggggtcctCCTGTCTCTACTTGAATACCCTCAGGGATGAAGAGCTCACTGCCACTCAGGGAGCCCATTTCATCTTTGCATGGATTTGATCATTAGACAGTTCTTCCTTGTGCTGAGCTAAATAAAACCTCTCTCCTTCTAATGATGTCTATTGGTCTCAGTTTTTTTCCACAGGTGTTAATAAGTGGTAAATCTAGAGCCTCTGTCAGCACATTTAAAGATACTTATTCTCAgcggtgagggataaattaggaggttgggattaacatatacacactatataaaatagataaccaacaaggacctactctatagcacagggaactaaactcaatattttataataacctataagggaaaagaatctgaaaatgaatatatatatatgtgtatgtgtatatatatatagatagctATAcctgtatatatatctgaattactgtgctgtacacctgaaactaacatgatattgtaaatcaactatacttcaattaaaaaactaaaaaaaaaaaaaacactaataaaCTGGGGGGGGGGAAAAAGAAGAGACTAAGACAGACTGggaactcaaaaaataaaataaagaaagatagTTATTCTCCTCTCTAACTTAAACATTCCTGGGTCTTTCATGTAACATGAACTTCCAGGCTCTTTCTCAAACACGGAACCCCGTGCTGAATGCTGTGTTAATTCCGTGGTTGCCATGAAGCCATTATTTCCCTTGTTCTCAACAGGCTTCTGTGAATTCTACCCTGCTCTGCTTTTTCAGGTCTCCAGGGGAAAAATGTTGCATTTTCCTTAAGGTCTTATATTCTAGTGCTTTCCACAAAGTCAAGAAATTCTTGCTTACACTTAACCAAAGTCTCTTCTGCCCCTCAAAAACTGGatccaagaaaacaaaatattcaaaattcagAACCTATAATAAAGACCAGCTGTGGGTATCTGTTAGGTttgcaaatgaatttatttaaataaagagcTTTCCAAGGATATGGTGTTAATTTGTTAAATTTGGTAGCTTTTCTTAAGACTAAACTAGGGGCCACTTCCAACTGAAGACCCGtaagaaataaagaatgtaaatatCTTGGAGATTTCAAGCGAATTCAACTGGGTAGGTTAATTTTCTGTATTGTCATGTTTCTGGAACATACTTAGTTGTGTACATCTGGGCACTCCTATAGAAATGAGTCCTTTCAAATCGCCCACCCTTGACTTTCAACCCACTGAAATGCTAATAGCATTGATTATACACAGAACATGGCAGGAATGCTGGGATTTTGTCCTGATGAGGGAGGAATGGTATAGGTGGGGagttggagggagggagccagAGCAGCTGGTACCTGACAAGACTCCAGCAACAACTTGATGGGGAAAATGAGCAGCAAGGTAGATTCGCGAAAGACAGACATTCAGCTGCACTGCCCAGAATCCCAACCACAAAATGATGTTCAAGCACCTGCAATGGAAGAGGCAGCCATAAGAGAACCCAGTTATAGATCCTTCAGCAAAGAGAACAGCCTCAGCAGGAATGTTGGAGCCTGGCAAACTCAGGTTTCATCAGTGGAATTTTTGTAAATTGAAGCCTGTATTCAAAATTCAAAGATAACCATGGCAAGTGGTGAACCCCTGTGTATGTGAATTTTAACCTCCCTATTTTATGTTTCATAATTAAGGATTTTCACAGTGTCTGCATACCCAGAATTCCCCATAGAAGGAATGTCTTCtgcttctttgtttattttaaccTGGACGGGGCGTCTCAATTGTTGGTACAGAAATGGGTTTTTGTTTAAAGCCTGCTTCTAGCTTACTAGCTGATCTCGAGAAACCCCTCTGCTATGTTAGGCCTTTTTTACTGATCTCTAAAATTAGGTGTTGCCCATTCACAACATTCATTAAGTGGGTCCCTTCCAGCCCTAACATTCTGTGACTCTAATATTCACTCTCAGCAGAAATGCCACAACTCTTATCAGTACCAGCCTAAGgcatggggtgggctgggggcacgTGAAGAAGAGTAAGTGGTGTGTCAGTTTCAGAGAGCCACCTCctgccctccaccacccacaACCCAGAGCTGAGTTCTTACCGAAATCTGTAGGTTGGCTTTTTCTTTCCCCGAAAGATAGAGAGGGTAGACGTGACCATCACATAGTATACACCTGCCGTACCCATGGCATGGCCAGAGGGACTCCCTAAAGAATAGGaaagagatgaatgaatgaaccaaggGTTAAAAGTCTCCATGTGGGAGATTGCTAGGGGGcatcatctatccatccaaccatccatccttccatctatccatctttccatacatccattcatccatctatccatccatccatctatctttcCATTCAGGAAATTTAATGGAAAAGCTACAAGATGTTGAAGTAGAAGGACCCtgggctcacctcctctcatgagcatACCAAAATctcaactaactgctgaacaactatTGATGGAAAAGACTGAAACCtatctttccatccatccatccatccatccatccaattatccatccacccatccatcctttcatccatctacccatcctgCCATCCATTCCTTTATCCATGTAGTCATTTATTTAACGAATATCTATTGAGCTCCTACTACGTGCCCAGCACCATGCTAGGCTTGGGGAGTACAGTGGTGAGCAAAGTCAGAGAAGGTCATAGCTCTTGCGGTTATATACAATCTAGAGATTACACAAAGAATCAACGTGCTGGGTATACAATCACAAACCGATCTGCCTTCCATTATCTCCCTTCCATTCTCTTTGCTCAGTCTGCTCCAGCCATGCTGGCCTCATGGCTCTCCTTTAAACACACTCCCACTTCAGTGTCCCTGTGATGTTGGCCTTTCTAACCAGACACTTCTTCCTTCAGAAATTTACTGGCTAATTCCCTTGCCTCTTTCAAGTTTTTGCTCAGATCTCACCTTCTCCACGAGTCCTACCCTGACCACCTTATTTAATCCTGCGTTCAATTCCTattcctgcttcctcttccctgAAAGATGGACGGTCCTGAGATGTGCCACTCAGATCCCCTTCTGGACTGAAGAgttatttcccctttctcttgTTGAGAGTGTGGTTGCAGATGGCCCTCAGCTCTCAAACTTCTCTGGAAGTCTTGCCCTGGGCTGAAAAGAGCTGTCTTGATCACAGCTACCCTCTCCCTGGCGGGGTGGAGCCTGCACCCAATCACTGGTCTCTATTGGGGTATAAGGGTCTGGTCTCCTTGAATCAATTCAGAGCTCCTATGGGGTTGGCTGAGACTGAATCGCAACCAGGTTTCTTCTGCCCAGGTGGCTTCTGTCCCTTTCTTCTACGAATGCTGCTCCCAAGAGCAGCCTACCTCCTGCATGCTGATCTCCATCTGAGTCTGCTTTGCAGGGAACCGCAGAGGTAAAGCcttgcctttctttcttcctcctcctccttcttcttcctctaatatcctaaatattttacttgtgtattatgattttttttataacacacacacgcacacacacacacacacacacacacacacatacacaccccatGCAAATTTAAGCTCCACAAGAGggggaactttttatttttttgccacgctgcacggcttgcaggatcttagttccctgaccaggagttgaacccaggccaccacagtgaaggcaccgagtcctaaccactggaccaccagggaattcccacggGTAGggatctttgttttattcactgaagCATTtcaagtacctagaacagtgtttggcacagGTGTTAGATAAATAACACTTGAATGAATGCATATGCTCTGAAGTGAATCAAGGATTTGTGAGAACAAGTAACTAAGGGCCATGCCCTAGTCTGGGGGTCAGTGATAGGGTGTTTGAGGAAGGGACACTAACACTGAGACCTACGGGTGAGCAACGGGGTtgagttttcctttctttactgAAAAATTAAATCTATCATGTGGCTGAAAAACACCTGTCTGGATGTACCTAGTAAGATACAGACAGGGTGTGGGATCGGACAGTCAGCTCGGGAGGCCACATCTCCCGGGCCAGGCCTCTGGGAAGCACAGCCAGGGGCTCAGGCCTCTACCATGTTCCCTTCCCTGGACAAAGGGCCACAGCACAGTTACTCTCCTGAGCCCTTTGCCTGTGACGGAGCCCTTGCCTTTCTGGACTAGCAATTTCGGTTCTGGAAACATTAGGCAGATTTCCAAAGTGTCAGTCATGGGCTATTTGGGAAGGCCTTGCTTAAGTGAATTCAAATGGAGTTGTACTGgatttccttggtggtgcagttgttaagaatcagcgtgccaatgcagggaacatgggtttgagccttggtccaggaagatctcacatgccgcggggtaactaagcccgtgcgccacaactactaagcctgtgctctagagcctgcaagccacaactacggagcccgcgtgccacaactactgagcccgcatgcctagagcccatgctctgcaacaagagaagccactgcaatgagaagcccacgcaccgcaacgaagagtaacccccgctcgccacaactagagaaagcctgtgcacagcaacaaagacccaacgcagccaaaaataaataaataaaataaaatggagttgTACCAAATCCAAGACCATGACCAAAGCTTGCAAGAGTGGCTCTGCTCATGTCTCCCTCAAAGACAGCTTCATCCAGAACATTGTTACCAGGTGTCCACTGTGAGCAAGGTCCACTCAGTTTCTGTCTGGACAAGGGCTGCGAGTCTCACCTGGACCGGTCTCACAGGTGACCGGGAACTGCTTTATCAGCGGCACGGAGGTGTTGCTGTAGTAGTCGGTGTCCAGGACCCACCAGTATGGGCGCTGTCCAAAGAGAATCCTGTGAAAAAGCAGAACCGATATCTGGAATTACTGAGGGAACACTTTGTCCCAATGCCACACCTTCGAGAAGAGAGAGTAGCTCAAGGAGAAGACCCATGTGATCCTACACAGAACACTGGTATCACGGGCACCTCCAAGAAGGGGAACTGGATGGCTGGAGAGGGGCAAGGgagggagacttttttttttttttaatattttatttatttatttttagctgtgttgggtcttcattgtggtgcacgggcttctcattgcagtggcttctcttgttgcagagcacgggctctaggtgcgtgggcttcagtagttgtggcacacaggctcagtagttgtggctcatgggctctagagcacaggctcagtagttgtggcacatgggcttagttgctccgtggcatgtgggatcttcccggactagggcttgaacccgtgtcccctgcattggcaggaggattcttaacccctgggccaccagggaagtcccgggaggGAGACTTTATGGTGCACCCATTATATAACTTTTGAATTTTGCACTATTTGAAGGTATTATTTattcaaacataaataaataaatccaatatCCTCAAAGCCGTATTAACGGCAactatgtgacttttttttttttttaaaccccaagAAGAATTTGTTCTGGCAGGATGCATAGGAACTACAGTTTGCAACTTGGACTTGCATATTCTACGGGTTCTCTTTCTGCTGGCCTCCAGCGTCTTGGGTTTCTTCCGGACACCGGAGAATGAGCCCCAGCCCCAAGCACAAGCCCCACCAGGGGATGTGGTCTCTGTTGCCATCAGAATCACTCTCTGTTAGGACATACATAGCTTCAGGGGCTTGTTCTGTATCCTCTCAGCTTTGAAACAGAATATCTCAGA from the Delphinus delphis chromosome 19, mDelDel1.2, whole genome shotgun sequence genome contains:
- the G6PC1 gene encoding glucose-6-phosphatase catalytic subunit 1, translating into MEEGMNALHDFGVQSTHYLQVNYQNSQDWFILVSVIADLRNAFYVLFPIWFHLREAVGIKLLWVAVIGDWLNLVFKWILFGQRPYWWVLDTDYYSNTSVPLIKQFPVTCETGPGSPSGHAMGTAGVYYVMVTSTLSIFRGKKKPTYRFRCLNIILWLGFWAVQLNVCLSRIYLAAHFPHQVVAGVLSGIAVAETFRHIRSIYNANLKKYFLITFFLFSFAIGFYLLLKGLGVDLLWTVEKAKRRCERPEWVHIDTTPFASLLKNLGTLFGLGLALNSSMYRESCKGKLSKWFPFRLSCIVASLVLLHLFDSLKPPSHIELIFYVLSFCKSAAVPLASVSLIPYCLAQVLGQPNKKTL